A stretch of Fusobacterium varium DNA encodes these proteins:
- a CDS encoding aminotransferase class V-fold PLP-dependent enzyme, with protein sequence MVAYFDNSATTFPKPEEVYSFMDKFYRENGVNVGRGQHKLASKASFLVDETRKLLLEILHCKNKGVVFTSTATEGINLVLQGREWKENSIVYISPFEHNAVTRTLFHLKDRYSLKIKILAFNKEKIEYDLEQIKADFKEENPDVVICSHSSNVFGIVAPVEKIVEESKKYGAFNFIDMCQTAGLIDLNVGNENIDAVVFAGHKTLYGPLGVSGVVMKKDINLKPLIYGGTGVESANQNMPDIFPIKYEGGSHNILAISGLNASLKWLKNIGIENIYKREKEIFNKLISLLKTYENIEIVGYREAKEQVGVVSCVFKGYAPDEIGQVLSDMDIAVRTGLHCSPYAHEFFGTFPAGTVRLSVSYFTTDDELDKLKVALDYIRENS encoded by the coding sequence ATGGTAGCATATTTTGATAACTCAGCAACTACATTTCCTAAACCTGAAGAAGTATATAGCTTTATGGATAAGTTTTATAGAGAAAATGGGGTAAATGTAGGAAGAGGACAACATAAACTAGCATCAAAAGCAAGTTTCTTAGTTGATGAAACAAGAAAACTATTGTTAGAGATTCTTCATTGTAAAAATAAGGGAGTTGTATTTACAAGTACAGCTACTGAGGGGATAAACTTAGTTTTACAAGGGAGAGAGTGGAAAGAAAATTCAATTGTATATATTTCACCTTTTGAGCATAATGCAGTTACTAGAACTCTTTTTCACTTAAAAGATAGATATAGTTTAAAGATAAAAATATTAGCTTTTAATAAAGAGAAGATAGAGTATGATCTTGAGCAGATAAAAGCTGATTTTAAAGAGGAGAATCCAGATGTAGTTATTTGTAGCCACAGTAGCAATGTTTTTGGAATTGTAGCTCCTGTGGAGAAGATAGTTGAAGAGAGTAAAAAATATGGTGCTTTTAACTTTATAGATATGTGCCAAACAGCTGGATTGATAGATCTAAATGTTGGAAATGAAAATATTGATGCTGTTGTTTTTGCTGGACATAAGACACTTTATGGTCCTTTAGGAGTGTCAGGGGTTGTAATGAAGAAAGATATTAATCTCAAACCTCTTATCTATGGTGGAACAGGAGTGGAGTCAGCAAATCAAAATATGCCAGATATTTTCCCTATAAAGTATGAAGGGGGTAGTCACAATATTTTAGCAATATCAGGGTTAAATGCCTCATTGAAATGGTTGAAAAATATTGGGATAGAAAATATCTACAAAAGGGAGAAGGAGATTTTTAATAAGCTTATCTCATTGTTGAAAACCTATGAGAATATTGAGATTGTAGGTTATAGAGAGGCTAAAGAGCAAGTTGGTGTTGTTTCATGTGTGTTTAAGGGATATGCACCTGATGAGATAGGACAGGTGCTAAGTGATATGGATATTGCAGTGAGGACAGGGTTGCATTGCTCACCATATGCACATGAGTTTTTTGGCACTTTTCCAGCAGGAACAGTGAGATTAAGTGTTAGCTATTTTACAACTGATGATGAACTTGATAAATTAAAGGTAGCTTTAGATTATATAAGAGAAAATTCGTAA
- a CDS encoding DEAD/DEAH box helicase family protein translates to MGLRDINIKLEYRGFQDEIVRDFYIPLLEESCLYQRAVGFFSSTSLAEIAKGISRFVENGGKIQLVASPKLSEKDIEDIEKGYKLREEAMKQNILFQLNNPKNFVEEKQLSLLAELIADNVLDIKIAFMETSGIYHEKMGLFYDEKGDIVAFSGSMNESRMAMLENYETIDTFTSWTDGDRGRVENKKIAFEKIWNDEEKDIKILKFPELKKEILERYYKGNKSINEILEAQEPKVKYVINTPQMPEEVQLYEYQLEAIKKWRENKFRGIFDMATGAGKTFTGLGAICELSKFLEDNLFVIIVCPYQHLVEQWVEDIKKFNIKPIIGYSASPQRDWKDRLKRSIKKQNLKLDKFYCFICTNATFSSNDVQDSLDMIKGDKLLVVDEAHNFGSPRLQKTLNDSYKYRLALSATLERHNDTLGTEKLYEFFEKKVIEYDLERAIKEGKLTPYKYYPILVYLDEEELEEYRNLSYEICKHIIEKDGKKRLDPYGEILAIERSRLIAGAKGKLTKLKEVITPYKDDNYMLVYCGATNVLKPENDSSDTDNGDVRQIDAVVQILGNQLNMKVGKFTSNETIEERKEIKNAFENRDLQGLVAIKCLDEGVNIPNIKTAFILASTTNPKEYIQRRGRVLRKSKNIDKEYAEIYDFITLPRRLDAVQYLTLEQMKIEIPLVRKELVRIEEFGRLAMNSIDARELIFKVKDAYKDNIQYLEEEEKYGECC, encoded by the coding sequence ATGGGGCTAAGAGATATAAATATAAAATTAGAGTACCGAGGATTTCAAGATGAAATAGTTAGAGATTTCTATATTCCACTTTTAGAAGAGAGCTGTCTTTATCAAAGAGCTGTTGGATTTTTTTCTTCAACCTCTTTAGCAGAGATAGCAAAGGGAATAAGTAGATTTGTTGAAAATGGTGGGAAGATACAGCTTGTAGCTTCTCCAAAACTTTCAGAAAAGGATATAGAGGATATTGAAAAAGGATATAAATTGAGGGAAGAGGCTATGAAACAGAATATTCTTTTTCAGTTAAATAATCCTAAAAATTTTGTTGAAGAGAAACAGTTAAGTTTATTGGCAGAGTTAATAGCTGATAATGTTTTAGATATAAAGATAGCTTTTATGGAGACATCTGGAATCTATCATGAAAAAATGGGGTTGTTTTATGATGAAAAAGGAGATATAGTTGCTTTCTCTGGTTCTATGAATGAAAGTAGAATGGCTATGTTAGAAAATTATGAGACAATTGATACCTTTACCTCTTGGACAGATGGGGATAGAGGAAGAGTTGAAAATAAAAAAATAGCTTTTGAAAAAATTTGGAATGATGAGGAGAAAGATATAAAAATCTTAAAGTTTCCAGAATTGAAAAAAGAGATTTTAGAGAGATATTATAAAGGGAATAAATCTATAAATGAAATTTTAGAGGCTCAAGAACCAAAAGTAAAATATGTAATTAATACTCCTCAAATGCCAGAGGAAGTTCAACTTTATGAATACCAATTAGAGGCTATAAAAAAATGGAGAGAAAATAAGTTTAGAGGCATCTTTGATATGGCAACTGGGGCAGGAAAAACATTTACAGGATTAGGTGCTATATGTGAGCTAAGTAAATTTTTAGAAGATAATCTATTTGTAATAATTGTTTGTCCATATCAGCACTTAGTTGAGCAGTGGGTTGAAGATATAAAAAAATTTAACATAAAACCTATAATAGGTTATAGTGCATCACCTCAAAGAGATTGGAAAGATAGATTGAAGAGAAGTATAAAAAAACAGAATTTAAAATTAGATAAGTTTTATTGTTTTATCTGTACCAATGCAACTTTTTCTTCAAATGATGTTCAAGATAGCTTAGATATGATAAAAGGGGATAAATTGTTAGTAGTAGATGAGGCACATAACTTTGGTTCTCCTAGATTACAAAAAACTTTAAATGATAGCTATAAATATAGATTAGCTCTATCAGCAACTTTAGAAAGACATAACGACACATTGGGAACAGAGAAACTATATGAGTTTTTTGAAAAGAAAGTTATTGAGTATGATTTAGAAAGAGCTATAAAAGAGGGAAAATTAACTCCATATAAATATTATCCTATTTTAGTTTATTTAGATGAAGAGGAGTTAGAAGAGTATAGAAATTTAAGTTATGAGATTTGTAAACATATTATAGAAAAAGATGGAAAAAAGAGATTAGATCCTTATGGAGAGATACTAGCTATTGAAAGGTCTAGATTGATAGCAGGAGCAAAGGGGAAATTAACTAAATTAAAAGAGGTTATCACTCCATATAAAGATGATAACTATATGCTTGTATACTGTGGTGCTACTAATGTTTTAAAGCCTGAAAATGATAGTAGTGACACTGATAATGGGGATGTTAGGCAGATAGATGCAGTGGTACAAATATTGGGTAACCAATTAAATATGAAAGTTGGAAAATTTACATCTAATGAAACTATTGAAGAGAGAAAAGAGATAAAAAATGCCTTTGAAAATAGAGATTTACAAGGGCTAGTTGCTATTAAATGTCTAGATGAGGGGGTGAATATTCCAAATATAAAAACAGCTTTTATTTTAGCTAGTACAACTAATCCTAAAGAGTATATTCAAAGAAGGGGAAGAGTTCTAAGGAAAAGTAAAAATATAGATAAGGAGTATGCAGAGATCTATGACTTTATAACTCTTCCTAGAAGGTTAGATGCAGTTCAATATCTTACTTTAGAGCAGATGAAGATTGAGATACCTTTAGTTAGAAAAGAGCTAGTTAGAATAGAGGAGTTTGGGAGACTAGCAATGAATTCAATAGATGCAAGAGAGTTAATTTTTAAAGTAAAAGATGCTTATAAAGATAATATTCAATATCTTGAGGAGGAAGAAAAATATGGAGAATGTTGTTAA